A single region of the Ancylobacter novellus DSM 506 genome encodes:
- a CDS encoding GNAT family N-acetyltransferase has translation MSDPLPLDLDGYTLLPPGKVAAVVTMLEMTAPPAPLPERGDAGLTLEPVAAPDIGWYRALFRRIGEEWLWFSRLRLPDEELAAIITDKDVSVHVLKKDGVEAGFIELDFRVPGEVELAFVGVAPELVGSGAGRFMMNRALALAWARAPRRVHVHTCTHDLQGALGFYMKAGFRPYAQAIEVTDDPRLSGLLRRDAAPHVPVVER, from the coding sequence ATGAGCGACCCGCTTCCCCTCGACCTCGACGGCTACACGCTGCTCCCGCCCGGCAAGGTGGCGGCGGTGGTCACCATGCTGGAGATGACCGCGCCGCCCGCGCCGCTGCCCGAGCGCGGCGATGCCGGGCTCACGCTGGAGCCTGTCGCGGCGCCGGACATCGGCTGGTATCGCGCCCTGTTCCGCCGCATCGGCGAGGAGTGGCTGTGGTTCTCGCGCCTGCGCCTGCCCGACGAGGAGCTCGCCGCGATCATCACCGATAAGGACGTTTCGGTGCATGTGCTGAAGAAGGACGGCGTCGAGGCCGGCTTCATCGAGCTCGACTTCCGCGTGCCGGGCGAGGTGGAGCTCGCCTTCGTCGGCGTGGCGCCGGAGTTGGTCGGCTCGGGCGCCGGCCGCTTCATGATGAACCGGGCGCTGGCGCTGGCGTGGGCGCGCGCGCCGAGGCGCGTGCATGTCCACACCTGCACGCACGACCTGCAGGGCGCGCTCGGCTTCTACATGAAGGCGGGCTTCCGGCCCTATGCGCAGGCGATCGAGGTGACGGACGACCCGCGCCTGTCGGGCCTGCTGCGCCGCGACGCCGCGCCGCATGTGCCGGTGGTGGAGAGATAA
- a CDS encoding flagellar export protein FliJ — MKSLDTLIRLKRFQAEEKRRHFAQIETMIADFDRMARDLEREIDAEEQRSGITDAQHFAYSTYARAAATRRDNLLRSADELKGRQEEARLAYEEALDDLKKVEALGERERADAPVEIPPRNVAGRARAVMGG; from the coding sequence ATGAAGTCGCTCGACACACTCATCCGCCTCAAGCGGTTCCAGGCGGAGGAAAAGCGCCGCCATTTCGCGCAGATCGAGACCATGATCGCCGATTTCGACCGCATGGCGCGCGATCTGGAACGCGAGATCGATGCCGAGGAGCAGCGCTCCGGCATCACCGATGCGCAGCATTTCGCCTATTCGACCTATGCCCGCGCCGCGGCGACCCGCCGCGACAATCTGCTGCGCTCGGCCGACGAATTGAAGGGCCGGCAGGAAGAGGCGCGCCTCGCCTATGAGGAAGCCCTCGACGACCTGAAGAAGGTCGAGGCGCTGGGCGAGCGCGAGCGCGCCGACGCCCCCGTCGAGATCCCCCCGCGTAACGTCGCCGGCCGCGCCCGCGCCGTGATGGGCGGCTGA